GCAACGTCCCCTGGCAATTCCAGGACGCCAGCGGGGCCAATGTCGGCTTCGAGATCGAACTCGTCACCGAGATCGCCAAGAACCTGGGCAAGAAGGTCAACATCGTCAACACCCCGTTCAACGGCCTGTTCGCCGCCGTGCAGTCGGGACGCATCGACGTCGCCATCTCCAGCATCACCATCACGAAAAAACGGCTCGAAACCGTGTCGTTCGCGCAGCCCTACTACGACTCGGACCAGTCCCTGACCGTGGC
The sequence above is drawn from the Deinococcus aerolatus genome and encodes:
- a CDS encoding ABC transporter substrate-binding protein, encoding MKRTKTAVGGLVLLSLFLGAGAQAQDTINVGANIGNVPWQFQDASGANVGFEIELVTEIAKNLGKKVNIVNTPFNGLFAAVQSGRIDVAISSITITKKRLETVSFAQPYYDSDQSLTVA